A region of the Pseudarthrobacter sp. MM222 genome:
CTGTGGCAGTGCTCCCCTGTGTAGTAGTTTTTTACGAAGCCGGCCTCCATGGCCGCGGCCAGTTCTGCGCTGTATGCGTTGGCTTTCATTGTGCACTCCTCTGTTGTTGAGGCTCGTCATCCGACCGCACCCTTCCGGGCCGCATAGCCCCGAGGGGCGTTCTTTCCACAATTCGGAAAATGACGTCGACTGCCAGTTTTTCCTATGATCCCATTTCGATGAATCTAAAGGCCATGCACCCGCCCTCGCCGCTACGGCCGCCCACGGGAGCGTCTTACGTATAGGCGTCCTGCTTCCGCTCCTTCAGTCGTCAGAAGCGTCCACCTCGGGAGGGAAGATTGCTAAATGCCAGCGCAGCAGTCGAGCGTCCCGGCATTCCCGGCCGATCCGCAGCCCGTCCAGGAGTTTCTTAGCAGCGGACTCCCTTGGCACATCGGTGATGTGCCAGTTCGGGTTCTCGCCAGTCGGGGCTTCCCATCCTGCTGAAACGAGAAAATGCGCGTTGAGCGGCCAGGCTTCGGCAGAAAGAAATTCCTCAGAAACGAGTTCCAAGGACAATCCCGATTTACGCGGAGTGGCCTGCGCATAGGGTGCACAGTCCTCCCCCGTTCCGTACCCGTATTCGACGCTGAGGAAGTCGTCATCTTTGAGCCACAGCAACTCGTCTGTCAGCGACTCCACTGCGTCGGCCCACAGAATCACTTGCCTCGGCTCTTCCCCTGCCAGGCTCTGCCATTCGCCTTGGTCAGCGGACGGACTACTCGTTTCGTGTCCCCCGGAGGGGTGGTTCGCAGACCATGTAAGTTGTGCAGGATTCGTGACGCCGCGGCATTCCCGCAACCCGGCGAGGAGAGTTGACGCGACGTCCTTAAGCGGGACGGACTCCTTAATCCAGACGTCACGGGCATCTCGGGCCGAAGCCCAACCAAGTTCGAGCATCCGTCCGACGTCCTGGGGCCAGTCCTTCGTTTCGACTACCAGGTTTGAGGGGAATGAGCATTCGGCTCCGCCTGCACCGATCCTCGCCGTTGCGAACAGTGGAATGTCCAAGTCGTCGCCTTGTTCCACGACCCGGAGTTCAAGTGAGGCTCCCTCTGGAGTTTCGGACACGGTTTTGGAGAGCAAGCGTTGGACACGGCGCCACTCCCTCTCGGATTCTTCGTCGACGTCCTCCGCTAGGTCGCGACTCCCCGCCACGAGCCTTAGTCCATTACTCAAGACACCGAATTCGGCGTGCATGCTGAGCAGCGATGGTCGTTCCACTCCCCGCACTACCTGCTGTTTCACCCAGTCGTCGTACGCGAATTCCGTCCCCGGGGAACGGTCCAGCCCCGATGCCGACTCCGAAAAGTCGAGCGCAGCACGGATGAAGTCCGATCCCTGCCAGTTCCAGCCCTGCAGAATCGGAGGGAGGCCCGCCGCGGCCATGGCCCCGTTCCACGAGCCGTTGCCTAGGAATTCGGACACAGTTTCCGCCGGGGCCGGCCAGTCCAGGTAGTCGGATACTTCAAGAAATTCTCGGAACTGGGCCCGGCCCAGATTGTACTCCCGCGCGTAGAGTTGCCTACCCGGTGCACGATTTAGCTGCCTCAGCGCCCCCAGAACAAAACACACAGCACTTCGCCGCGCTGAGTCGGGCGCTCCGGACAGCAAACGTTCAAGATCGTCCACAACTCTTGCTTCCTCCGGAGAAAGCGGATCAGTCAGGTCTGCACTGAGCCCCTCGAGCATGCCGTAAACCGCGAAGACGCCATAGTCGAGATAAGGGGAATGGCAGGTCATCGGGTAATCGACGTTGAGCCCACCTTTCTGGCAAATCTCTTCATAAACGTCGGTCGCCGAGTCATGCAACCAATGAAATCTGTGTTGAAGGACCATAGACCGGCGAACCGATCCCGCGGATGGTCCGCCGCCGACAAGGCCGCCGTGGACATCTTCCTGAATCAGTCGACGCAGCGCACGGATTTCACTCGCGATGGCGTCAGCACGGTTTTGTTCGTCTTGGACCGTAACTTCTTCCCGGAGAAGGTCAAGGAACTCCTTTGGGGACTCAGCACCTTCATACAGGGTGGCTATCCGCTCCCCCTGGGCGTATGCGTCCACAATCATTTGCCAGCTCTGGCTTCGGCCGCTCGAAGTTTCTTCAGGTGCGTTCTTCGTCTGCGGATTCGAGTCTTCCTGAAGCGTGCGAAGCGCCGCCTCAACTTCAGGCCCGGCGTTGACGACTCCGCGCAGGACGCCGCTGGCCCAGTTCGCTAATGACGCTTCTGTCTTCTCACCACCTGGAGTCGGGAGCCGATCGAAACGTGTCAGGAAGTCCGTGTAGTCAGCAAGCCGTCGCTCGTGTCGCACTTCGCGCGCTGATTTCAACGTGTCCGCGTACTCAAGCACATGCGAAACTTCGTTGGAGATTGGTGCTCCTGCGGTCCGGAGCTTTCGGTGCTTGACCAACCACGCATAGACCGGGGACGCGGATCCGGGGATGTGGCCTGATTCGGTCAACGCCGCCATAACCTTTGCGCACTCCGCCGTCTCCCGGTCGAGGTTCGCGTGCCTCTTCTTGACGGGCGCAACGCTCACAGCGGCCTCCGCCATTTTCCTGCACTTATCTATCAGCTCTGCGATTGTCTCCTCGATTTGAGCACCCCCCGAGGTCCTGGAGCCGTCGAGTCGCCGCTTAACCCAGAAGGCGAGGTTTTTTTCTTCCTTCGGCGCCAACTTCGCGAAGCCAGGCATGCGTCCGTTGACTTTGACGAATTCGTTCAACTGCTCAAGTCGCGCATCGCGTTTGTGCTCGGTGTGAGCTTTGAGGCGCTCCGCGAGTGCCAGCACCTCCAGGGCCTCTGGTGACATATCGGCGCCGGCAGCACGTAGCCGGCGGGCATTCGCGATCCAGCCGTGGGTATGGCTGTCCTCGGTGCTTGAGGGCAGGTGATCGGCGTCCGCCAATACTTTTCGTACCTTTTCCCTTGCCAGGATTTCGTTGAATTCCGTTCGTGAAGGGTACTTGTCATAGAGATCGAGGATGCTCTCTCGGCGCTCAGCGTACTCGGTGGGCTCATACGCACGAGTGCTTTCCCGTGCATGATTACGCATCCAA
Encoded here:
- a CDS encoding helicase associated domain-containing protein, with product MSSEKHEHRFMERYGELKAFIEQNGRRPRAESKDTAEAALGRWTTTQQTLRNAGQLAADRRKLMEDLGSALVPRQTYADRIAELSEFIRRNGRRPLFGAVSPSERSLAAWLNYQVIARNKGELSAERSDLLEPLVPTDSTRKIRSIPEWVADLSAFQTEHGRMPLSTRDEERGLALWLINKRMSFKDGTMSQDQIDALSAVPGALTTRKNADPDAMLLEAQEWCAQHGYIPRASFTDTDALSTDEEKERSIAAWMRNHARESTRAYEPTEYAERRESILDLYDKYPSRTEFNEILAREKVRKVLADADHLPSSTEDSHTHGWIANARRLRAAGADMSPEALEVLALAERLKAHTEHKRDARLEQLNEFVKVNGRMPGFAKLAPKEEKNLAFWVKRRLDGSRTSGGAQIEETIAELIDKCRKMAEAAVSVAPVKKRHANLDRETAECAKVMAALTESGHIPGSASPVYAWLVKHRKLRTAGAPISNEVSHVLEYADTLKSAREVRHERRLADYTDFLTRFDRLPTPGGEKTEASLANWASGVLRGVVNAGPEVEAALRTLQEDSNPQTKNAPEETSSGRSQSWQMIVDAYAQGERIATLYEGAESPKEFLDLLREEVTVQDEQNRADAIASEIRALRRLIQEDVHGGLVGGGPSAGSVRRSMVLQHRFHWLHDSATDVYEEICQKGGLNVDYPMTCHSPYLDYGVFAVYGMLEGLSADLTDPLSPEEARVVDDLERLLSGAPDSARRSAVCFVLGALRQLNRAPGRQLYAREYNLGRAQFREFLEVSDYLDWPAPAETVSEFLGNGSWNGAMAAAGLPPILQGWNWQGSDFIRAALDFSESASGLDRSPGTEFAYDDWVKQQVVRGVERPSLLSMHAEFGVLSNGLRLVAGSRDLAEDVDEESEREWRRVQRLLSKTVSETPEGASLELRVVEQGDDLDIPLFATARIGAGGAECSFPSNLVVETKDWPQDVGRMLELGWASARDARDVWIKESVPLKDVASTLLAGLRECRGVTNPAQLTWSANHPSGGHETSSPSADQGEWQSLAGEEPRQVILWADAVESLTDELLWLKDDDFLSVEYGYGTGEDCAPYAQATPRKSGLSLELVSEEFLSAEAWPLNAHFLVSAGWEAPTGENPNWHITDVPRESAAKKLLDGLRIGRECRDARLLRWHLAIFPPEVDASDD